Proteins encoded by one window of Streptomyces sp. LX-29:
- a CDS encoding XRE family transcriptional regulator — protein sequence MGEIEDAIERADQEAFTRQPPKGLKARINFLVRQMKTTKAVAAELGVSQRSVERYRTGERKHPPKPIADRIDAAVRALWQPKVRGRHRKQAATATGITIETRARFGYTAPIGTTDDGRMRRLTVHLPPDYARRLLDAQQQGATDQQMRDIVAEGLQEVYFKDGGRRAAGLEVAFTDIDYFDVSY from the coding sequence GTGGGGGAGATTGAGGACGCTATCGAGCGGGCCGACCAGGAGGCGTTCACCCGGCAGCCGCCCAAGGGCCTGAAGGCCCGTATCAACTTCCTGGTGCGGCAGATGAAGACCACCAAGGCCGTCGCCGCCGAGCTCGGGGTCAGCCAGCGCTCGGTGGAGCGTTACCGCACAGGTGAGCGCAAACACCCGCCCAAGCCCATTGCCGACCGCATCGACGCCGCCGTACGCGCCCTCTGGCAGCCGAAGGTCCGAGGGCGCCACCGGAAACAGGCCGCCACCGCTACCGGCATCACCATCGAGACCCGGGCCCGGTTCGGCTACACCGCGCCGATCGGCACCACCGACGACGGCCGGATGCGCCGCCTGACCGTCCACCTCCCCCCGGACTACGCCCGCCGTCTGCTCGACGCCCAGCAACAGGGCGCCACCGACCAGCAGATGCGTGACATCGTCGCCGAAGGACTGCAGGAGGTGTACTTCAAGGACGGCGGACGCCGTGCCGCGGGCCTCGAAGTCGCCTTCACCGACATCGACTATTTCGACGTCTCCTACTGA
- a CDS encoding RNaseH domain-containing protein, producing the protein MSTRETQLALLACHTDEHLLGAVCLYPLPDKIECVWKQLREEYRGKTGSKGNLPYAGLLTVLRAIGYTCATLYPTSKTDPPKYLATTRPIARDDLHAAITLWEQALLHTPADHFSFGYHSELADLIAGTAPEEASLWEHITRTCDCIDAPGWVWAAAGWAIAQRFASEPWTIDGKTITFRADLNNSLQVWDNDLLWTNTWGAAYGNSDDTDAPGEDDDPAWKTQARYATLRLEVAVKSHPGLLHPVAVVHPRVSRLSYTLKSARTAWFAPRDNTGPLLNLAMGGKGKHTHLDHTTRLALDAWTRLHGEHVFPRNQDETDFLAPSTLDLSGPPGKLRALVPFSTNFPIGKGAGMYTRRELARHTSEVLAQPLLRTHEIAGRHFGYGRTTIDGRDAVLLDDPHIDRIIAASGCERLRILALYRHQDMRTRMQRLLAYHFNRPDLAKAGMPDDRIVPVTEHVEVLLQAADDLLAHGDHHDKRAALTRQLNGLGAPDGTRILALCETEYDAKAWARQRRASKMPDSTLTDPYTLDAKPHASRELARLGVLAQFLTPYKPTRRNPKKKPREITTDLERLGGELEGDHRGHMAIADLNRAAGLVHPRLTKALTFGPNGLKNSLVHVGLHLRQQLGERRGPLTEEPKLMWTLVALVPRAGQWQTLAFLPDEHRTGAAWLDYATANTIHRARPLPQGRRRDALLPRLVDRALYDLGAHAGTASGYAVYVSGAEARSIWPLLANRHLGKTPDADGLVDKRPALPGFTLPANQRPQAVVRVTSARDDVASPALIERLVHADGEETETTEGKLATGLFQMENTDKTFILCNLPHQYTGGSRYARAGEFYTRWGSTDPAEQAETWYSHTATEITVLHHPEGQPPLTYGLAAARLCDHALHWNHRTQYPAPIHLGIQMDKNHPEYRRTIDFFDTET; encoded by the coding sequence ATGAGCACACGCGAAACCCAGCTGGCTCTGCTCGCCTGCCACACCGACGAACACCTCCTCGGCGCCGTCTGCCTCTATCCCCTCCCCGACAAGATCGAATGCGTCTGGAAACAACTGCGCGAGGAGTACCGCGGCAAGACCGGCTCCAAAGGCAACCTGCCCTACGCGGGGCTGCTCACCGTCCTGCGCGCCATCGGCTACACCTGCGCCACCCTGTACCCCACCTCCAAAACCGACCCCCCGAAGTACCTGGCCACCACCCGCCCCATCGCCCGCGACGACCTGCACGCCGCGATCACCCTGTGGGAACAGGCCCTCCTGCACACCCCCGCCGACCACTTCTCCTTCGGCTACCACAGCGAACTCGCCGACCTCATCGCCGGCACCGCCCCCGAAGAAGCCTCCCTGTGGGAGCACATCACCCGCACCTGCGACTGCATCGACGCCCCCGGCTGGGTGTGGGCGGCCGCGGGCTGGGCCATCGCCCAACGCTTTGCCAGCGAACCCTGGACGATCGACGGCAAGACCATCACCTTCCGCGCCGACCTGAACAACTCCCTCCAGGTCTGGGACAACGACCTGCTCTGGACCAACACCTGGGGCGCCGCCTACGGCAACAGCGACGACACCGACGCCCCCGGCGAGGACGACGACCCCGCATGGAAGACCCAAGCGCGCTACGCTACCCTGCGCCTTGAAGTGGCCGTGAAGTCCCACCCCGGCCTCCTGCACCCCGTCGCCGTCGTCCACCCCCGCGTCTCACGGCTCAGCTACACCCTCAAAAGCGCCCGCACCGCCTGGTTCGCACCCCGCGACAACACCGGGCCCCTCCTCAACCTGGCCATGGGCGGCAAAGGCAAACACACCCACCTCGACCACACCACCCGCCTCGCCCTGGACGCCTGGACCCGGCTGCACGGCGAACACGTCTTCCCCCGCAACCAGGACGAGACCGACTTCCTCGCCCCCAGCACCCTCGACCTGAGCGGCCCACCCGGCAAACTCCGCGCGCTCGTCCCCTTCTCCACCAACTTCCCCATCGGCAAGGGCGCGGGCATGTACACCCGCAGAGAACTCGCCCGCCACACCAGCGAAGTACTCGCCCAGCCCCTGCTGCGCACCCACGAGATCGCCGGCCGCCACTTCGGCTACGGACGCACCACCATCGACGGCCGCGACGCCGTCCTCCTGGACGACCCGCACATCGACCGGATCATCGCCGCCTCTGGATGCGAACGCCTGCGCATCCTCGCCCTCTACCGCCACCAGGACATGCGCACCCGCATGCAGCGCCTGCTCGCCTACCACTTCAACCGCCCCGACCTCGCCAAAGCTGGCATGCCCGACGACCGCATCGTCCCCGTCACCGAGCACGTCGAAGTACTGCTGCAGGCCGCCGACGACCTGTTGGCCCACGGCGACCACCACGACAAGCGCGCCGCCCTCACTCGCCAGCTCAACGGCCTGGGTGCCCCCGACGGCACCCGCATCCTGGCCCTGTGCGAGACCGAGTACGACGCCAAGGCATGGGCCCGCCAGCGCCGCGCCTCCAAAATGCCCGACTCCACCCTCACCGACCCCTACACCCTGGACGCCAAGCCCCACGCCAGCCGTGAACTCGCCCGCCTGGGCGTCCTCGCCCAGTTCCTCACCCCCTACAAGCCCACACGCCGCAACCCCAAGAAGAAGCCCCGTGAGATCACCACCGACCTCGAACGTCTGGGCGGGGAACTCGAAGGCGACCACCGCGGCCACATGGCCATCGCCGACCTGAACCGCGCGGCCGGCCTGGTCCACCCCCGGCTGACCAAGGCGCTCACCTTCGGCCCGAACGGCCTCAAGAACTCCCTCGTCCACGTCGGCCTCCACCTGCGCCAGCAACTGGGCGAACGCCGCGGCCCCTTGACCGAGGAACCCAAACTAATGTGGACCCTCGTCGCCCTCGTCCCCCGCGCCGGACAGTGGCAGACCCTAGCCTTCCTCCCCGACGAACACCGCACTGGCGCCGCCTGGCTCGACTACGCCACCGCCAACACCATCCACCGCGCACGCCCGCTGCCCCAGGGACGACGCCGTGACGCCCTCCTGCCCCGCCTGGTCGACCGCGCCCTGTACGACCTGGGCGCTCACGCGGGCACGGCGAGCGGCTACGCCGTCTACGTCTCAGGAGCCGAAGCACGCAGCATCTGGCCCCTGTTGGCCAACCGGCACCTCGGCAAGACGCCCGACGCCGACGGACTCGTCGACAAGCGACCAGCGCTGCCCGGCTTCACCCTCCCCGCCAATCAGCGGCCCCAAGCCGTCGTCCGCGTCACCTCCGCCAGAGACGACGTCGCCTCGCCCGCCCTCATCGAACGCCTCGTGCACGCCGACGGCGAAGAGACCGAAACCACAGAAGGCAAACTCGCCACCGGTCTGTTCCAGATGGAGAACACAGACAAGACGTTCATCCTGTGCAACCTGCCCCACCAGTACACAGGAGGATCCCGCTACGCCCGCGCCGGAGAGTTCTACACCCGATGGGGCAGCACCGACCCGGCGGAACAAGCAGAGACCTGGTACAGCCATACGGCCACGGAAATCACCGTGCTCCACCACCCAGAGGGACAACCCCCGCTCACGTACGGCCTGGCGGCGGCACGCCTGTGCGACCACGCCCTCCACTGGAACCACCGCACCCAGTACCCAGCCCCCATCCACCTCGGCATCCAGATGGACAAGAACCACCCCGAGTACAGACGCACCATCGACTTCTTCGACACGGAAACCTGA
- a CDS encoding putative phosphothreonine lyase domain-containg protein yields the protein MNDTRAAYTRTPALGVPSTVTDSPWLWATAPDTPDPDADAHPTAYGKWLWFLPIRALDAGWRTIKTAVEAGQLGPGAKVATLGNSFDGDPTRRPVIIYTVNHHDEDDVRRVLVALRALGINDSLAYKTDEATRRGEYGDLTSIYTSPAGTTKVIRRSRNPG from the coding sequence ATGAACGACACCCGCGCGGCCTACACCCGCACGCCGGCCCTCGGCGTCCCCTCGACCGTCACCGACTCCCCTTGGCTGTGGGCCACCGCTCCTGATACCCCGGACCCCGATGCGGACGCCCACCCCACCGCCTATGGAAAGTGGCTGTGGTTCCTGCCCATCCGAGCCCTCGACGCCGGCTGGCGCACCATCAAAACAGCTGTGGAAGCCGGACAGCTCGGCCCCGGCGCCAAGGTCGCAACCCTCGGCAACAGCTTCGACGGAGACCCCACCCGACGCCCCGTGATCATCTACACCGTCAACCACCATGATGAGGACGACGTCCGCCGCGTCCTGGTCGCCCTGCGGGCCCTGGGGATCAACGACTCCCTCGCCTACAAGACCGACGAGGCCACCAGGCGCGGCGAATACGGCGACCTGACCAGCATCTACACCAGCCCCGCCGGAACCACCAAAGTCATCCGACGTAGCCGAAACCCCGGCTGA
- a CDS encoding helix-turn-helix domain-containing protein yields MPTEEELFASVDALLEEEPQLPPPAERARLREAAGITQARLATAMKTTLQTVKNWENGRSEPRQPRLSAYQRLLTGWAAKYPAPGAPAVSAPAVAPKPEVPETFTGPAAPEAPEAKVAASVEAPAVQAAPERLARPAATSRRPVAKKAAKLATDPRFPHGPLAVLDGDGSAYGVDGIVLDCPATTVPELVEWTLKESGLGAAKLNRYGKDADPLIVLTAAAAVKLGLPERLEGHEQRRSLRLPEDHPVVKQVGRAKWQLTQRGFGPWARIYRKAQGRDRQCVQLAILSWDALDERSWPGVAEMEPADVARVLGAYAQRVITPRGSTAVSGLELMTALRPPTKAVQDSETGNWVSGHNPGSLGTEPMDPAPPEATPEHPVVVNSGWRGGFLNEEAYQWVRSVDTLTDEECTLPFAVGLDLNTAFLAAAARLVVGLSGPDHFHAPTFNQKIPGSWLVDLSHIELDPRLPSPFTPDGTRPTGPAWYQTHTVAYAQELGFNVAPIEAYLRRETGAYLDPWHDRLKDAYVDTLADLGVTKDLSDAEFLAAMERHKQVDPALAAVLSAIKATVKGGVGKLRERPQGKHYKEGERWPALERPTWRPDIRAAVISKARVNMHRKLRNMAAMTGLFPLAVLSDCVVYPSPGDSPLDFLPYAASGKPQPGGFRLGPTPGLAKLEGVQAMLWAVDLMEKGLNPARHIKGGDAVFDEGE; encoded by the coding sequence GTGCCGACCGAGGAAGAGCTGTTCGCGTCCGTTGACGCGCTGCTGGAGGAGGAGCCGCAGCTGCCGCCCCCGGCCGAGCGGGCAAGGCTGCGCGAGGCCGCCGGGATTACCCAGGCCAGGCTCGCGACAGCGATGAAGACGACGCTGCAGACGGTGAAGAACTGGGAGAACGGCCGCTCCGAGCCGCGCCAGCCGCGCCTGTCGGCGTACCAGCGGCTGCTGACCGGCTGGGCGGCGAAGTATCCCGCGCCCGGCGCCCCTGCTGTATCTGCCCCGGCCGTCGCGCCAAAGCCGGAGGTTCCGGAGACGTTCACCGGCCCGGCCGCGCCCGAGGCGCCCGAGGCGAAGGTCGCCGCGTCGGTGGAGGCGCCCGCAGTCCAGGCCGCCCCGGAGCGTCTCGCCCGTCCGGCCGCGACATCGCGCCGTCCGGTGGCGAAGAAGGCGGCCAAGCTTGCGACGGACCCGCGCTTTCCGCACGGGCCGCTCGCCGTGCTGGATGGCGACGGCTCCGCGTACGGCGTCGACGGGATCGTCCTCGACTGCCCGGCGACCACCGTGCCGGAGCTGGTGGAGTGGACGCTCAAGGAGTCCGGCCTTGGTGCCGCCAAGCTGAACCGCTACGGCAAGGACGCCGACCCGCTGATCGTGCTCACCGCCGCGGCCGCCGTGAAGCTCGGACTGCCGGAGCGCCTGGAGGGCCACGAGCAGCGCCGCTCCCTGCGCCTGCCGGAGGACCACCCGGTCGTCAAGCAGGTCGGACGCGCGAAGTGGCAGCTCACGCAGCGCGGGTTCGGCCCGTGGGCGCGGATCTACCGCAAGGCGCAGGGCCGCGACCGGCAGTGCGTGCAGCTGGCGATCCTGTCGTGGGACGCCCTCGATGAGCGGTCCTGGCCCGGCGTGGCGGAGATGGAGCCGGCCGACGTCGCCCGCGTCCTCGGGGCGTACGCCCAGCGGGTCATCACCCCGCGCGGCTCCACCGCCGTCTCCGGGCTGGAGCTGATGACGGCGCTGCGCCCGCCCACCAAGGCCGTGCAGGACTCGGAGACCGGCAACTGGGTCAGTGGCCACAACCCCGGCTCGTTGGGCACGGAGCCGATGGACCCGGCGCCGCCGGAGGCCACCCCGGAGCACCCCGTCGTCGTGAACAGCGGCTGGAGGGGCGGCTTCCTGAACGAAGAGGCGTACCAGTGGGTGCGGTCGGTGGACACGCTCACCGATGAGGAGTGCACGCTGCCCTTCGCGGTCGGCCTGGACCTGAACACGGCGTTCCTCGCCGCCGCGGCCCGCCTGGTCGTCGGCCTGTCCGGCCCGGACCACTTCCACGCCCCGACGTTCAACCAGAAGATCCCCGGCTCCTGGCTGGTCGACCTGTCCCACATCGAGCTGGACCCGCGCCTTCCGTCGCCGTTCACCCCGGACGGCACGCGCCCGACCGGCCCGGCTTGGTACCAGACGCACACCGTCGCCTACGCCCAGGAGCTGGGGTTCAACGTGGCTCCCATCGAGGCGTACCTGCGCCGGGAGACCGGCGCGTACCTGGACCCGTGGCACGACCGTCTCAAGGACGCGTACGTCGACACCCTCGCCGACCTCGGCGTCACCAAGGACCTCTCCGACGCGGAGTTCTTGGCGGCGATGGAGCGGCACAAGCAGGTCGACCCGGCCCTGGCCGCCGTCCTGTCCGCCATCAAGGCCACGGTCAAGGGCGGAGTCGGCAAGCTCCGCGAGCGCCCGCAGGGCAAGCATTACAAGGAGGGCGAGCGGTGGCCGGCCCTGGAACGCCCGACCTGGCGCCCGGACATCCGGGCCGCGGTCATCAGCAAGGCCCGGGTCAACATGCACCGCAAGCTGCGCAACATGGCGGCGATGACGGGCTTGTTCCCGCTCGCCGTGCTGTCCGACTGCGTCGTCTACCCGAGCCCCGGCGACAGCCCGCTCGACTTCCTCCCCTACGCAGCCTCGGGTAAGCCGCAGCCCGGCGGGTTCCGGCTCGGGCCCACACCGGGCCTGGCGAAGCTGGAGGGCGTCCAGGCGATGCTGTGGGCGGTCGACCTGATGGAGAAGGGCCTCAACCCGGCCCGCCACATCAAGGGCGGCGACGCCGTCTTCGACGAAGGCGAGTAA